The following is a genomic window from Bacillus sp. FJAT-52991.
AGAAGTGGCGAAGTTAGGGCTGCTTACTGTTTTTCGCCAAGAAGTGAAAGCCAATCGAATCGAGTTAGTGTATAAAGTGAAAAGTAAAGGAAACAAAAAAATGATCCGCATGATTGGCTGTGCGCTCCCGGCTAATCAAAGTAAAGAATATATAGAGCAGCTGCCGGCGAATGCACTGAAACAAAAGCTTGTTCTAGAGTATTTAGTCAAGCAGACATCTAAATTTGTATCGGCGAAAGAAGCCATGGAGGCAAGCGGTGCTTCGAGTGCGACGTTAAAGAGTTTAATTGAAAAGGGTCTCATAGTAGAAACGAAGCAGGAAATGTATAGGGATCCTTATGAAAATCGGGAGTTTCAAAAAACAGAACCATTACCGTTAACAGAATTACAAGAGAAAGCGATCATTCCCATTCTGCAATCGATTGAACAAGAACAGCATGAAACATTTTTACTGTATGGAGTTACCGGCAGTGGAAAAACTGAAATCTACTTGCAGTCGATTCAAAAAGTGCTGAAAATAGGGAAGGAAGCGATTGTGTTAGTTCCAGAAATATCTCTAACTCCACAAATGGTTCACCGTTTTAAAGGCCGCTTTGGTGATGATGTAGCGGTATTACATAGCGGCTTATCGATCGGAGAGAAGTATGATGAGTGGAGAAAAATACAGCGCAAGGAAGTGAAAGTGGTCGTAGGTGCTCGTTCGGCCATTTTTGCTCCTTTTGAAAACCTTGGAATTATTATTATTGATGAAGAGCATGAAACGAGTTATAAACAAGAGGAAAATCCACGTTATCATGCAAGGGAAACAGCGATCAAGCGAGCGCAACACTATAATTGCCCGGTTATTTTAGGTAGTGCCACTCCTGCGTTAGAAAGTTTTGCTCGAGCGCAAAAGGGTGTATACAAACTTCTTACTTTATCAAAACGTATGAATGATCAAGCATTGCCGGACGTTGAAATTGTCGATATGCGAGAAGAATTGAGAGACGGGAATCGTTCGATGTTTTCTCGTGCTTTATTTGAAAAGCTAGAGGATCGGCTGAAAAAAGGAGAACAGACGGTCTTGTTTTTGAATAGACGAGGTCATTCTTCCTTTATTATGTGTAGAGATTGTGGATATGTATCTGGTTGTCCGCATTGTGATATTTCGTTAACGTACCATCGCTATAGCCATCAAATGAAATGCCATTATTGTGGGTATGAGGAGCCTGTTCCACACGCATGTCCGGAATGCAACAGTGAGCATATACGCTATTTTGGTACGGGAACACAAAAAGTTGAAGAAGAGCTTGGGAAATTATTACCCTATGCGAAAGTGGTCAGGATGGATGTTGATACAACGAGCAAAAAAGGCGCCCATGAAAAGCTTCTTCGTCAATTTGAAGAGGGGAAAGCGGATATTTTATTAGGAACACAAATGATTGCTAAAGGGTTGGATTTTCCTAATATTACGCTTGTTGGTGTCCTTACTGCTGATACTATGCTTCATATTCCTGATTTTCGCTCGTCAGAAAAGACGTTTCAATTGTTGACGCAAGTTAGTGGACGTGCTGGGCGCCATGAGCTTCAAGGGGAAGTCGTCATTCAAACGTATACCCCGGAGCATTACAGTATTCAACTTGCTGGAGAGCAGGATTACGATCAATTTTATCAACAGGAAATGATGATTCGAAAGATGGGACATTACCCACCTTTTTATTTTTTAGCCTTAGTGACAGTTAGTCATTATGATGTGATTACAGCTTCATCTATTACGGAAAAGATTACGAATTATTTGCGATCCCATTTGTCTAAATCAGCGATTATTCTGGGGCCGGTAGCCTCGCCAATTCCGCGGATCAATGATAGATATCGCTATCAATGTTTGATAAAATACAAACGGGAACCGAAACTAAATGAAGGATTAAAAACGATATTGGAGCATTACACAAAACAACATAAAGATAAGCATTTACAAGTAGCTATAGATGTCAATCCATTTATTATGATGTAAAGTGAAATGTTGCAAAGGAAGATTGAGGAGGGTGTTGTTTGGCCTATTTACCGATTGTAGAGGCTCCTGCTGACATTCTAGAAAAAGAGTGTACGCGTGTAACGGAGTTTAATAAAAAGTTAAAAAAGCTAGTGAGTGACATGCATGAAACGATGATCGAAGCCGATGGGGTAGGACTAGCTGCTCCACAAATTGGCGTTGATCTGCAAGTGGCCGTAGTGGATATAGAAGATGACAATGGATTAATCACCTTAATTAACCCAGTTGTTTTAGAAGAGAAAGGAAAGCAAACAGATGTAGAAGGCTGCCTTAGCTTCCCTGGGTTATATGGGTATGTGACTCGACCTTCTTACGTCAAAGTGAAGGCGCAAGATATAAAAGGGCGCTACTTTTTAATTGAGGCGCACGACTTCTTAGCAAGAGCGATTTTGCATGAAATTGATCATTTGCATGGAATATTATTCACTTCAAAAGTGGAGAAATATATATCGGAAGAACAATTAGAAAAGGAGGGAGCAGAATGACGAATGTCGTCTTAATGGGCACACCTGATTTCTCTGTCCCTGTACTACAAACATTAATTGAAGACGGATATCATATTCAAGCGGTTGTCACACAACCAGACCGTCCAGTTGGAAGGAAGCGCGTATTGACTCCTCCCCCGGTGAAAGTGGAAGCTTTAAAACATGATATTCCCGTATTGCAGCCAGAAAAATTAAGATCGTCAGAAGAGCTGCAACAAATCATTGATTTACAACCTGATGTGATTGTGACAGCTGCTTACGGACAACTGTTGCCAAAGGAGCTACTAGGAGCCCCGAAATATGGATGTATCAATGTTCATGCGTCCTTACTTCCGGAGTTGCGTGGTGGAGCACCGATTCATTATTCCATTTTACAAGGAAAAGAAAAGACGGGTATCACCATTATGTACATGGCAGAAAAGCTAGATGCTGGGGATATCATTAGCCAAGCAGAGGTAATAATAGAAGAAACGGACCATGTAGGTAGTCTACATGATAAGTTGAGCGAGGTTGGCTCAAAGCTTTTATCAGGTACGCTTCCCAAATTGCTGGCAGGTGAGATTCAACCGATTAAACAAGATGAGCAGAAAGCTACCTTCGCTTCTAATATTAAAAGAGAACAGGAAAAGGTTGATTGGTCAAAAAATGGGGAAGAAATCTATAACCATATTCGCGGACTTCATCCTTGGCCGGTCGCTTATACACAATTAGATGGAAAAGCCATGAAAATTTGGTGGGGTGAAAAAGTTACTACTCATCAGGAAGCACTAGCTGGTACGATTCTTTCCATTGAAGATGACGGTTTTGTTGTGGCGACAGGAAACGAAACAGCGATTAAAGTGACAGACTTACAACCTTCTGGGAAAAAGAGAATGTCTGCTCAGCAGTATTTACGAGGAGCCGGTGCAGATTTATCAATCGGCAAGCAGTTAGGAGAATAATATGAAGCAAAAGAAGAAACAAGTGCGAGAGATTGCACTTGATATGCTAGAATCAGTAGAGAAACATCAGTCCTACAGTAATCTTTTACTGCATTCAGCGATCGAAAAGCACGATCTTTCCGGTAGAGACGCTGCTTTATTGACAGAGATTACTTACGGAACGATTCAACGAAAAATGACATTAGATTTCTATTTAGCTCCGTTTTTAAAAAAGAAAATTGAACCATGGGTTAGACAGCTTTTGCGCATGTCGATCTACCAAATGGTGTATCTTGATAAAGTCCCGGAGCGAGCTGTCATTCACGAAGCGGTCGAAATTGCCAAAGCAAGAGGTCATAAAGGGATTAGTGGTTTAGTCAATGGGGTGCTTCGTTCTCTTCAACGAGAAGGGCTACAAGACGTTAATCAAATCAAAGATGAGGCAGAACGCATATCTATTGCGACCAGTCACCCTCTTTGGTTAGTTCAAAGATGGATCGACCAATTCGGAGCGAAAAAAACGCAAGAGATGTGTGAATTGAACTTAATAGCACCGATGCAAACCATTCGGGTGAACAGGACGAAGGCCGATCGGGATGAAGTGCTTCACCAATTACAAGAAGAAGGTTTTCAAGTAGAATTGAGTCCGTTTATTCCAGAAGCGATTCGAATTTTGAAAGGAAACATTGCTCGCTCGGAAGTGTTCGAAAAGGGTCTTGCTACGATTCAGGATGAAAGCTCGATGATCGTTGCTTATGCACTAGATATTGAACGAGATCAATTCATTCTTGACTCTTGTGCAGCTCCTGGAGGAAAAACAACACATATAGCAGAAAAGCTTCAACAGACAGGGAATGTAACAGCCCTTGATTTACATGAACATAAAATTAAATTAATTAAAGAAAATACTGAAAGACTAGGGTTAGAAAATGTGGAAGCGAAAGCGCTTGATAGCCGAAAAGCAGGTGAGATGTTTCAAAAAGAAAGCTTTGACCGGATTTTAGTAGATGCTCCTTGCTCCGGTCTTGGTGTTCTTCGCAGAAAGCCGGACATTAAATATGCTAAGAAGGAAGAAGATCTTCTCGCTTTACAACATGTACAATTAGCCATCTTAAAGGCAGTCACTCCTCTTCTAAAACAAGGTGGGGTGCTTGTGTATAGTACATGTACGGTTGATCGTGAAGAAAACGAAGGCACAGTAGTAAAATTCCTAGCTTCTAACCCTGAGTTTGAACCAGCAGCATTGGATCATTTACCTCCTCAGATTCAAGCGTTAACAGCTGATCATATGCTGCAAGTGTTTCCGCAAGACTTTGGTGGGGATGGGTTCTTTATCAGCAAATTTAGAAAGAAGGTACAATAATGGAGCAAACAAAATTACAAAAGGATTCATCAGCAAACGAGCCGCAACTTCCATCCATCTATTCTTTGCAACTGCAGGATTTGAAAGATTGGTTAAAAGAACAAAATGAACAACCATTTCGGGCGGAACAAATTTTTGATTGGTTATATAAGAAAAGAATCAGCAGTTTTGAAGATATGTCCAATGTATCCTTATCGTTAAGAGAGAAACTAGCCGCCCATTTCACACTAACAACGTTAAAAACGATTATTCAGCAGGAGTCGGCAGATGGCACGATCAAATTTTTATTTGAGCTTCATGATGGCTATTCCATTGAAACGGTTTTAATGCGCCATGAATATGGCAATTCTGTATGTGTAACAACTCAAGTAGGTTGCCGGATTGGCTGTACATTTTGTGCCTCGACACTAGGAGGATTAAAACGTCATCTAGAAGCGGGAGAAATTGTCGCCCAAGTAGTGAAGGTTCAGCAAGCACTTGATGAGAGTGAAGAGCGAGTGAGCTCGGTTGTTATTATGGGAATTGGTGAGCCATTTGATAACTACGATCAAATGCTTGCTTTCTTAAAAATCATTAACCATGATAAAGGGCTAAATATTGGTGCTCGCCATATTACCGTATCAACTAGTGGAATCATTCCGAAAATCTACAAGTTTGCCGATGAGGATATGCAAATTAATTTTGCCATTTCTTTACATGCTGCAAATAATGAACTGCGAACTAAATTGATGCCAATCAATAAAGCGTACAAGCTTGCTGATTTAATGGAGGCGGTTCGTTATTACGTAAATAAAACGGGACGAAGAGTCAGTTTTGAGTATGGTTTATTTGGTGGAGAGAATGATTCCGTTGAGCATGCAGAAGAGCTTGCTCGATTAATCAAGGGCATCAAATGTCATGTTAACTTAATTCCAGTTAACTATGTCCCTGAACGTGATTACGTCCGAACGCCGAGAAGTCAAATTTTTGAGTTTGAAAATACGTTGAAAAAGCACGGAGTCAATGTCACAATCCGCCGTGAACATGGTCATGATATTGACGCAGCATGTGGTCAACTTCGTGCGAAAGAGCGGAAAGAAGAAACGAGGTGAGTAAAGATGGATTCCGTCTTTCGGACAGATAAAGGCCGAATTCGAGCTCATAATGAAGATAATGGTGGTGTATTTATCAATGCAGCAAATGACTACCTTGCCATCGTAGCGGATGGCATGGGTGGTCATAATGCTGGTGATATCGCTAGCCAAATCACGATTGAGTCAATGAAGTCACTATGGCAACAAATTGGGAAGATTGAAAGTGCGAATCAAGCGGAACAATGGTTGAAATCGACCATCAATCAGATCAATGAGCAAATTTTATCCCATGCAAACAATCACCTGGAATGCAATGGAATGGGGACGACGCTTGTCGCAGTCTTATGTACTACTAGTTTTTGTACGATTGCCAATATCGGAGACAGCCGCTGTTATTTACTGAATGATGATGGCTTTAAACAAGTGACAGACGATCATTCGCTTGTGAATGAGCTAGTCAAATCAGGAGAGATCACAAAAGAAGAGGCAGAACATCATCCCCGGAAAAATGTGCTGACACGGGCCCTTGGAACGAATGCACATGTAACGGCTGATTATCACACCATTACCTTCGAACAAGGAGATTATATACTTCTTTGTTCAGATGGCTTATCTAACAAACTGGCACAGCAAGAAATACAAGCAATTTTGCAAAATGACCTTTCCTTATTAGAAAAAGCTGATTCATTTGTTCAATTGGCAAATGAAAAGGGCGGGGAAGATAATATTACACTCGTGATTCTCAAACATTCTGCTGGCCTTGAAAGTGGGTGAGTAAGAGAATGCTAATAGGAAAGCGATTAAGTGGTCGCTATAAAATCATTAAAATGGTCGGCGGCGGTGGAATGGCCAATGTCTATTTAGCCAAAGATGTGATCCTAGAGAGGGAAGTAGCTATTAAAGTGCTGCGCTTAGATTTTGCCAATGAAGAAGAATTTCTTCGACGTTTTCAACGGGAGGCACAGTCAGCTACTAGTCTTGTTCATCCTAACATCGTCAATATTTTCGATGTAGGTGAAGAAGAAGGGATTAATTATATTGTCATGGAATATGTCGAGGGCATGACTTTAAAACAATATATTCAGCAATTTTCACCGATTCCAGTGGAAAAAGCAATTGATATTATGAAGCAGCTTTCTTCGGCGATGGCTTTTGCTCATCATAATTCAATTATTCATCGCGATATTAAACCTCAAAATATTTTAATAGATGCTGAAGGTACTGTGAAAATTACTGACTTTGGAATTGCGATGGCGTTAAGTGCCACCTCGATTACACAAACAAATGCTGTTTTAGGCTCTGTTCACTATATATCTCCAGAGCAAGCACGTGGTGGAATGGCTACGAAAAAATCAGATATTTACGCTCTTGGTATTGTTATGTTTGAATTATTAACAGGGCAATTGCCTTTTTCAGGTGAGTCGGCCGTTTCGATTGCACTGAAACATTTGCAAACGGAAACACCTTCAATGAAAAGGTGGAATCCATCTATTCCACAAAGCGTTGAGAACATCGTGTTAAAAGCAACCACGAAAGATTCTTTTCATCGCTATCAATCTTTAGAAGATATGGAGCAAGATTTATCAACAGCACTCGATCCTGAACGAGCAAATGAGCCAAAGTTTACCGTACCTCTAGACCAAGATGAAACGAAAGAATTACCGATTATTAAACAGATGGAGCAAACAGAAAACACACAAACTACCATGATTCGGCCAGCATTCGACTCGAAACAAGAAGGAGAGGCTGGTGAACCTGTAGAAAAGAAACAGAAAAAAAGAGGGCCCATCATTTTATTAATGATTTCTTTTCTTATTGTATTAGGTGGCTTAATAGCTGTTCTAGTACCTAGTATGCTAGGACCACAAGAGATAGAAATTCCAGATGTTAAGGGAAAGAAATTAGATGAAGCGGTGTCAGAGCTAGTGACAAGCGGTTTTGTTGTAAAGGAAACGTATGAGCAATTTAGTGATGAGATCCCCGAAGGAGAGGTAATTAAAACAAGCCCTAGTGCAGGGCGGATCGCTCAAGAAGGATCAAATGTTAATATTTATATAAGCAGTGGGAAAGAAACATTTACTCTTGAGGATTACGAAGGCAAACCATACGAAGAGGTTTATGAAGAGCTCAAAAAACAGGGGTTTAAAACGATTCACAAGGAAAGTGTTCATGATGAAAGTGAAGCCGGAACAATTATTGATCAAGCTCCAGAAGCATCAGATGAAGTAGTTCCAGAAGAGACAGAATTATCGTTTACTGTGAGCTTAGGTCCGGAGAAAATTTCGCTAATCGACTTGACAGAATATAATGAAAAAAGCTTGAAGGATTATGCTGAATCTACAGGTTTAAACATTGTTATTGCTGGTGAGGAGTATTCCGATAAAATTGAAAAAAGATTAGTTTTATCTCAAACACCTGAGCAAGGGACGAAGTTAGAAAAAGGAGACACAGTGGAAGTGATGATTTCAAAAGGAGCGAAAGAAATTCCACCAGTCACTGTGACAAAAGAAATTACGATTCCATATGAGCCGGATGAGTTCGGAGCACCTCAAGAAGTGCAAATATATATTGAAGATATGAATCGCAGTATGACCGAGCCTTATGAAGTATTCACGATCCACGAGGAAACGAAGAAAACACTCGAATTCATCGTTTCTAAAGGCAGTAAAGCAGGATATAAAGTGATTCGTGATCAAAGAGTGATTTTTGATGAAACCATTCCATACCCAGAGGATGCGGGAGAGAATCAAGGAGGAATGTAATGTCAGAAGGAAAGATTATTAAGGCTCTGAGTGGTTTTTATTATGTCTTAGATGGTGAACGTCTTGTGCAATGTAGAGGAAGAGGCAACTTCCGCAAAAAGAAAGTTTCACCACTTGTTGGAGACTATGTAGAATACCAAGCAGATAATGACCAAGAAGGGTATATTCTAGCCGTTCAAGAAAGAAAAAATGAACTCATTAGACCGCCTATTGCTAATGTAGATCAAGCGATTCTTGTTTTCTCTGCTGTTCGACCAGATTTTAGTACAGCTTTATTAGACCGTTTTTTAGTATTAATTGAATCGAAGCAGATCGAACCGATCATTTGTATAACGAAAATGGATTTGTTAACTGAGCATCAAGAAGAAGCGATTAATCAATTTGCCGAACAATATCGGGCTTTTGGTTATCCTGTTGTATTAACTTCTTCAGAAGATGACATGAATTTAGAAGAAGTACATTCTTTTTTACAAGGAAAAACGTCTGTGTTCGCTGGTCAGTCAGGGGTTGGGAAGTCTTCCTTGCTCAATGCTCTTCGTCCAGAGCTGGGGTTGAAAACGGATGAAATATCCGATGCTCTTGGCCGCGGGAAGCATACGACAAGACATGTGGAGTTAATTCACGTTGACAATGGTCTTGTGGCCGATACTCCCGGCTTTAGTTCGTTAGAATTTACGGAAGTAGAGGTAGAGGATTTGCCGTTTTGTTTTCCTGAAATGGTTAAAATGAGCCATAAATGTAAATTTAGAGGATGTTTGCACATAAATGAACCAAAATGTGCAGTCAAAAGTGCGGTTGAAAATGGGGACCTACCTGCTTATCGCTATGAGCATTATTTGCAATTCATGGAAGAAATAAAAGAGAGAAAGCCGAGGTATTAATTATGGTCAAAATAGCACCGTCGATTTTATCCGCTGATTTTTCCAGATTGGGAGAGGAAATAAAGGATGTCGAGATGGGAGGAGCCGATATTATTCATGTTGATGTCATGGATGGGCATTTTGTTCCCAATATTACTATTGGCCCGCTGATTGTCGATGCCATTCGTCCAATTACGAAGCTGCCACTTGATGTTCACTTAATGATTGAGAACCCTGATCAATATATTGAAGCCTTTGCAAAGGCAGGAGCCGATTATATTACCGTTCATGTGGAAGCTTGCCCTCATCTTCATCGCACGATTCAATTGATTCGTTCTCACGGGGTAAAAGCAGGAGTCGTTCTCAATCCAGCAACACCGGCTTACATGATTGAACATATTTTAGAAGACATCGATATGGTGTTGCTTATGACAGTGAATCCTGGATTTGGGGGACAATCGTTCATTCATTCAGTCGTTCCTAAAATTCGTCAAGTGAAACAGATGATTGATAATAAAGGATTGGATGTTGAAATTGAAATCGATGGCGGTGTCAACATCGAAACAGCGAAGTTTTGCACAGAAGCAGGAGCAGACATTTTAGTGGCTGGTTCTGCGGTTTATAATAAGGAAGATCGCAAACGAGCGATTGAGGAGATTAGAGCATCTGCTGAATGATGAAAGCAGTTGGATAAAAAGAGAGGAGCCGTTTCAGTCGGTTCCTTTTTTCGTATGGAGGAGGTCTTATAATGAGAATTGCCGTAGTTGCCGGTGGACCAGAAACGGAATTGGTCGATTTACAAACTTATGCTACAGAAGATATGGTTTTTGTAGGAGTGGATCGAGGGACAATTTATTTATTAGAAAGAGGCATTACTCCAAAAATAGCGATTGGTGATTTTGATTCAGTTACAGAAGCGGAGTGGCAAATGATTGAGTGCGGTGTAGGGAAAGAGAATATCCATCGCTTTCCCGCTGAAAAGGATCAAACAGATCTCGAATTAGCGATTTTTTGGGCGATGAAGCAACAGCCAGAGACGATCTTTATTCTTGGTGCGACAGGTGGAAGACTAGATCATTTTTTCGGTACAATTAGCTTGCTAATGAATAAGGAAATCATGTCATCTAGAACAAAAATAGAACTAGTGGATAAACAAAATCGTGTATCTCTTTATGGGCCAGGTACATATACTGTGTTTGTGGATATCGGAAAAACATATTTTTCTTTTTTTGCTATCACGAATGAGGTGACTAATTTTACATTAAAGGGATTTAAGTATCCGCTAAGCAACCATACGGTTCGATCAGGTTCAACTTTGTACGTCAGCAATGAGCTAGACCAAGAAAATGGTACTTTTTCTTTTTCTTCTGGCATACTAATGGTGATAAGAAGCTCTGATGGTTGAAGTTCTATATTGGAGGGGTGGCAATCATGAAATTTTATACTATTAAATTACCTAAATTTTTAGGTGGAATTGTTCGTGCCATGCTTGGAACATTCAAAAAGTGAAGTCGTCCAAAGCTAAGAATAGATGAATAGGGTAGAATAGAAAAAAACCAGCTGAATTCAGCTGGTTTTTTTCATTGAAAAGTATTATACACGCT
Proteins encoded in this region:
- the rpe gene encoding ribulose-phosphate 3-epimerase, whose translation is MVKIAPSILSADFSRLGEEIKDVEMGGADIIHVDVMDGHFVPNITIGPLIVDAIRPITKLPLDVHLMIENPDQYIEAFAKAGADYITVHVEACPHLHRTIQLIRSHGVKAGVVLNPATPAYMIEHILEDIDMVLLMTVNPGFGGQSFIHSVVPKIRQVKQMIDNKGLDVEIEIDGGVNIETAKFCTEAGADILVAGSAVYNKEDRKRAIEEIRASAE
- the rsgA gene encoding ribosome small subunit-dependent GTPase A; this encodes MSEGKIIKALSGFYYVLDGERLVQCRGRGNFRKKKVSPLVGDYVEYQADNDQEGYILAVQERKNELIRPPIANVDQAILVFSAVRPDFSTALLDRFLVLIESKQIEPIICITKMDLLTEHQEEAINQFAEQYRAFGYPVVLTSSEDDMNLEEVHSFLQGKTSVFAGQSGVGKSSLLNALRPELGLKTDEISDALGRGKHTTRHVELIHVDNGLVADTPGFSSLEFTEVEVEDLPFCFPEMVKMSHKCKFRGCLHINEPKCAVKSAVENGDLPAYRYEHYLQFMEEIKERKPRY
- the priA gene encoding primosomal protein N'; its protein translation is MQVASVIVDVAAMQTDRSFDYLIPDKWSGMIAPGMRVIVPFGPRSIQGFVTEVKSRSEVEKLKPLIEPMDLLPVLNAELLSLADWLTETTLCFKISAYQAMLPAAMKAKYEKVFRLIDGKTPSTKEIAELFQNRTEILWEEVAKLGLLTVFRQEVKANRIELVYKVKSKGNKKMIRMIGCALPANQSKEYIEQLPANALKQKLVLEYLVKQTSKFVSAKEAMEASGASSATLKSLIEKGLIVETKQEMYRDPYENREFQKTEPLPLTELQEKAIIPILQSIEQEQHETFLLYGVTGSGKTEIYLQSIQKVLKIGKEAIVLVPEISLTPQMVHRFKGRFGDDVAVLHSGLSIGEKYDEWRKIQRKEVKVVVGARSAIFAPFENLGIIIIDEEHETSYKQEENPRYHARETAIKRAQHYNCPVILGSATPALESFARAQKGVYKLLTLSKRMNDQALPDVEIVDMREELRDGNRSMFSRALFEKLEDRLKKGEQTVLFLNRRGHSSFIMCRDCGYVSGCPHCDISLTYHRYSHQMKCHYCGYEEPVPHACPECNSEHIRYFGTGTQKVEEELGKLLPYAKVVRMDVDTTSKKGAHEKLLRQFEEGKADILLGTQMIAKGLDFPNITLVGVLTADTMLHIPDFRSSEKTFQLLTQVSGRAGRHELQGEVVIQTYTPEHYSIQLAGEQDYDQFYQQEMMIRKMGHYPPFYFLALVTVSHYDVITASSITEKITNYLRSHLSKSAIILGPVASPIPRINDRYRYQCLIKYKREPKLNEGLKTILEHYTKQHKDKHLQVAIDVNPFIMM
- a CDS encoding thiamine diphosphokinase, which gives rise to MRIAVVAGGPETELVDLQTYATEDMVFVGVDRGTIYLLERGITPKIAIGDFDSVTEAEWQMIECGVGKENIHRFPAEKDQTDLELAIFWAMKQQPETIFILGATGGRLDHFFGTISLLMNKEIMSSRTKIELVDKQNRVSLYGPGTYTVFVDIGKTYFSFFAITNEVTNFTLKGFKYPLSNHTVRSGSTLYVSNELDQENGTFSFSSGILMVIRSSDG
- the fmt gene encoding methionyl-tRNA formyltransferase, coding for MTNVVLMGTPDFSVPVLQTLIEDGYHIQAVVTQPDRPVGRKRVLTPPPVKVEALKHDIPVLQPEKLRSSEELQQIIDLQPDVIVTAAYGQLLPKELLGAPKYGCINVHASLLPELRGGAPIHYSILQGKEKTGITIMYMAEKLDAGDIISQAEVIIEETDHVGSLHDKLSEVGSKLLSGTLPKLLAGEIQPIKQDEQKATFASNIKREQEKVDWSKNGEEIYNHIRGLHPWPVAYTQLDGKAMKIWWGEKVTTHQEALAGTILSIEDDGFVVATGNETAIKVTDLQPSGKKRMSAQQYLRGAGADLSIGKQLGE
- the spoVM gene encoding stage V sporulation protein SpoVM, with the protein product MKFYTIKLPKFLGGIVRAMLGTFKK
- the def gene encoding peptide deformylase — encoded protein: MAYLPIVEAPADILEKECTRVTEFNKKLKKLVSDMHETMIEADGVGLAAPQIGVDLQVAVVDIEDDNGLITLINPVVLEEKGKQTDVEGCLSFPGLYGYVTRPSYVKVKAQDIKGRYFLIEAHDFLARAILHEIDHLHGILFTSKVEKYISEEQLEKEGAE
- a CDS encoding Stp1/IreP family PP2C-type Ser/Thr phosphatase yields the protein MDSVFRTDKGRIRAHNEDNGGVFINAANDYLAIVADGMGGHNAGDIASQITIESMKSLWQQIGKIESANQAEQWLKSTINQINEQILSHANNHLECNGMGTTLVAVLCTTSFCTIANIGDSRCYLLNDDGFKQVTDDHSLVNELVKSGEITKEEAEHHPRKNVLTRALGTNAHVTADYHTITFEQGDYILLCSDGLSNKLAQQEIQAILQNDLSLLEKADSFVQLANEKGGEDNITLVILKHSAGLESG
- the pknB gene encoding Stk1 family PASTA domain-containing Ser/Thr kinase, producing MLIGKRLSGRYKIIKMVGGGGMANVYLAKDVILEREVAIKVLRLDFANEEEFLRRFQREAQSATSLVHPNIVNIFDVGEEEGINYIVMEYVEGMTLKQYIQQFSPIPVEKAIDIMKQLSSAMAFAHHNSIIHRDIKPQNILIDAEGTVKITDFGIAMALSATSITQTNAVLGSVHYISPEQARGGMATKKSDIYALGIVMFELLTGQLPFSGESAVSIALKHLQTETPSMKRWNPSIPQSVENIVLKATTKDSFHRYQSLEDMEQDLSTALDPERANEPKFTVPLDQDETKELPIIKQMEQTENTQTTMIRPAFDSKQEGEAGEPVEKKQKKRGPIILLMISFLIVLGGLIAVLVPSMLGPQEIEIPDVKGKKLDEAVSELVTSGFVVKETYEQFSDEIPEGEVIKTSPSAGRIAQEGSNVNIYISSGKETFTLEDYEGKPYEEVYEELKKQGFKTIHKESVHDESEAGTIIDQAPEASDEVVPEETELSFTVSLGPEKISLIDLTEYNEKSLKDYAESTGLNIVIAGEEYSDKIEKRLVLSQTPEQGTKLEKGDTVEVMISKGAKEIPPVTVTKEITIPYEPDEFGAPQEVQIYIEDMNRSMTEPYEVFTIHEETKKTLEFIVSKGSKAGYKVIRDQRVIFDETIPYPEDAGENQGGM
- the rsmB gene encoding 16S rRNA (cytosine(967)-C(5))-methyltransferase RsmB — its product is MKQKKKQVREIALDMLESVEKHQSYSNLLLHSAIEKHDLSGRDAALLTEITYGTIQRKMTLDFYLAPFLKKKIEPWVRQLLRMSIYQMVYLDKVPERAVIHEAVEIAKARGHKGISGLVNGVLRSLQREGLQDVNQIKDEAERISIATSHPLWLVQRWIDQFGAKKTQEMCELNLIAPMQTIRVNRTKADRDEVLHQLQEEGFQVELSPFIPEAIRILKGNIARSEVFEKGLATIQDESSMIVAYALDIERDQFILDSCAAPGGKTTHIAEKLQQTGNVTALDLHEHKIKLIKENTERLGLENVEAKALDSRKAGEMFQKESFDRILVDAPCSGLGVLRRKPDIKYAKKEEDLLALQHVQLAILKAVTPLLKQGGVLVYSTCTVDREENEGTVVKFLASNPEFEPAALDHLPPQIQALTADHMLQVFPQDFGGDGFFISKFRKKVQ
- the rlmN gene encoding 23S rRNA (adenine(2503)-C(2))-methyltransferase RlmN, with protein sequence MEQTKLQKDSSANEPQLPSIYSLQLQDLKDWLKEQNEQPFRAEQIFDWLYKKRISSFEDMSNVSLSLREKLAAHFTLTTLKTIIQQESADGTIKFLFELHDGYSIETVLMRHEYGNSVCVTTQVGCRIGCTFCASTLGGLKRHLEAGEIVAQVVKVQQALDESEERVSSVVIMGIGEPFDNYDQMLAFLKIINHDKGLNIGARHITVSTSGIIPKIYKFADEDMQINFAISLHAANNELRTKLMPINKAYKLADLMEAVRYYVNKTGRRVSFEYGLFGGENDSVEHAEELARLIKGIKCHVNLIPVNYVPERDYVRTPRSQIFEFENTLKKHGVNVTIRREHGHDIDAACGQLRAKERKEETR